A section of the Citrus sinensis cultivar Valencia sweet orange chromosome 8, DVS_A1.0, whole genome shotgun sequence genome encodes:
- the LOC102630073 gene encoding cysteine protease XCP1-like, which produces MKMLSSNCKLLLRLSLCVSLLMIICIRCSSSRTLQGHDGEFSIVGYSLEVLTSTDKLVELFESWMLKHGKSYESTEEKLHRLEIFKDNLKHIDARNRELQITSSYWLGLNEFSDMSHEEFKNKYLTGLKPDDDEFRRRSHRDSSSRSSASSSNHFLYKNVEDLPQSVDWRKKGAVTHVKNQNPCGGCWAFSAVAAVEGINQIVTGNLTALSEQELLSCDTNNFGCEGGLLFYAFEYIASNGIHTEEDYPFVGDQPDQANSSCKLIDKAAAAEVVTISGYQNVPENDEGSLLKALANQPVSVGIEASSKDFQHYSGGIFDGSCGTYPNHAVTAVGYGSSSSPEAVDYIIVKNSWGPKWGEGGYIRIKRNTGLPGGLCAINKLASFPIKFKTT; this is translated from the exons atgaaaATGTTATCTTCCAATTGTAAGTTGTTGCTTCGTCTTTCTTTGTGCGTGTCTCTCTTGATGATCATATGCATACGCTGCTCTAGCAGTAGAACTCTTCAAGGTCATGATGGTGAGTTCTCCATTGTGGGGTATTCACTAGAGGTGTTGACATCCACGGACAAGCTGGTTGAGCTATTCGAGTCATGGATGTTGAAACATGGGAAATCGTATGAAAGCACGGAAGAGAAGTTGCATAGATTGGAGATATTCAAAGACAACTTGAAGCACATTGATGCGAGGAACAGAGAGCTGCAAATTACTAGTAGCTATTGGCTTGGTCTGAATGAGTTTTCAGATATGAGCCACGAAGAGTTCAAGAACAAGTACTTAACAGGACTCAAACCCGATGATGATGAGTTCCGCAGAAGGAGTCACCGCGACTCCAGTAGTAGATCTTCTGCTAGCAGTAGTAATCATTTTTTGTACAAAAATGTAGAGGATTTGCCTCAATCCGTTGACTGGAGGAAGAAAGGAGCTGTCACTCATGTcaaaaaccaaaatccttGTG GTGGATGTTGGGCATTTTCAGCAGTAGCAGCAGTGGAGGGGATAAATCAGATAGTGACGGGAAATCTAACGGCGTTGTCGGAGCAAGAGTTGCTTAGCTGCGACACAAATAACTTTGGGTGCGAAGGAGGGCTTTTGTTTTATGCTTTTGAGTACATTGCCTCCAATGGAATCCACACCGAAGAAGACTACCCTTTTGTTGGGGACCAGCCGGACCAGGCCAACTCTTCTTGTAAGCTCATCGACAAAGCGGCTGCGGCGGAGGTCGTCACAATCAGTGGTTACCAAAATGTGCCTGAGAACGATGAAGGAAGTCTCTTGAAAGCACTGGCGAACCAGCCCGTTAGCGTCGGCATTGAGGCTTCTAGCAAGGATTTCCAACATTACAGCGGG GGTATATTCGACGGCTCCTGTGGAACATATCCCAATCACGCAGTGACAGCAGTTGGGTAtggatcttcttcttcaccgGAGGCAGTGGATTacataattgtcaaaaattcaTGGGGACCCAAATGGGGAGAGGGAGGCTACATCAGGATTAAGAGAAACACCGGATTACCTGGTGGCCTATGTGCTATCAACAAGTTGGCTTCATTCCCCATCAAGTTCAAGACCACTTAA
- the LOC102630375 gene encoding protein NUCLEOLAR COMPLEX ASSOCIATED 4 isoform X1: protein MATNLSKSKKRKHTLEELKTLGQQLLSSRAHINNLPLLLTFVSPSSPPQFLLESLLTLQSFFSPLLPHLPPSFPSSTKRTEVSGKDDPEFIYKTWLRSKFDEFVQSLLLVLVSPQSEDAYVFLREVVLDTLMEFVKLGNGGKFHSAIYHKLLHSIVHSTESVGSVTDFLASKYFKYIDVRYFTYISMEKLARSLEGKGISDDKTGSADENSESHSRASIELSLRKSYYILSKIPSMEDNNEKSEHEMWSGSGSSSEEGNLKEASKKSKTKVKMPKAEKSNNNSCLQALSAATISKKMKSKFTKAWITFLRLPLPVDIYKEVLVTLHRAVIPFLSNPIMLCDFLTRSYDIGGVVSVMALSSLFILMTQHGLEYPNFYEKLYALLVPSIFMAKHRAKFFELLDSCLRSPLLPAYLAAAFVKKLSRLSILVPPSGALVIMALIHNLLRRHPSINCLLHREDGNETHNDDSKAEKEIVDAATVANISSIKPGIDHFDDEESNPVKSNAMRSSLWEIDTLRHHYCPPVSRFVLSLENDLTVRAKTTEINVKDFCSGSYATIFGEEIRRRVKQVPLAFYKTTPTSLFSDSDFAGWTFICDKTEENSNGNKEKNFACLSEENGHISAKRQRIECS, encoded by the exons atggCGACAAATCTCTCAAAGTCAAAGAAGCGAAAACACACGTTAGAGGAACTAAAAACCCTAGGGCAGCAGCTGCTATCATCAAGAGCTCACATAAACAACTTACCTCTACTGCTCACGTTCGTGTCTCCGTCGTCGCCGCCGCAGTTCCTCCTCGAATCCCTCCTCACTCTGCAGTCCTTCTTTTCTCCCCTTTTGCCTCACCTCCCTCCCTCCTTCCCCTCTTCCACGAAGCGAACCGAAGTTTCTGGAAAAGACGATCctgagtttatttataaaacttgGCTTCGCTCCAAGTTCGACGAGTTCGTTCAGTCGCTTCTCCTCGTTTTAGTTTCGCCGCAATCCGAGGATGCTTATGTTTTCTTGAGA GAAGTTGTGTTGGATACCCTAATGGAGTTTGTGAAGTTGGGAAATGGAGGGAAGTTTCATTCGGCCATCTATCATAAATTACTTCATAGCATT GTTCACTCTACGGAGTCTGTCGGTTCTGTTACAGACTTTCTTGCTTCAAAGTATTTCAAGTACATTGATGTTCG TTATTTTACCTACATcagtatggaaaagcttgctaGAAGTTTGGAGGGAAAAGGCATCTCTG ATGACAAAACTGGTAGTGCAGATGAGAATAGTGAGAGTCATTCAAGAGCAAG CATAGAGCTTTCTCTACGCAAgagttattatattttatcaaaaatccCATCAATGGAAGACAACAATGAAAAATCTGAGCATGAGATGTGGAGTGGATCAG GAAGTTCATCTGAAGAAGGCAATCTCAAAGAGGCATCTAAGAagtcaaaaacaaaagttaaaatgCCCAAGGCCGAAAAATCTAACAATAAT TCATGTCTTCAGGCATTGTCTGCAGCCACTATATCCAAAAAGATGAAATCAAAGTTCACTAAAGCCTGGATTACATTTCTTAGGTTGCCACTACCTGTTGATATATACAAGGAG GTTCTTGTTACTCTTCATCGGGCAGTTATTCCTTTCTTGTCCAATCCCATCATGTTATG TGACTTTTTAACCCGATCATATGACATTGGTGGGGTTGTCAGTGTCATGGCTCTTAGCAGTCTCTTTATCCTCATGACTCAACATGGTTTGGAGTATCCCAACTTCTATGAAAAACTTTATGCCCTATTGGTGCCCTCTATCTTTATGGCAAAGCATAGGGCGAAATTTTTTGAG CTTCTTGATTCTTGCCTGAGGTCACCACTTCTTCCGGCATACTTGGCAGCTGCTTTTGTGAAGAAATTGAGTAGATTATCAATTTTGGTTCCTCCTTCAGGAGCATTAGTTATTATGGCTTTGATTCACAACCTTTTGCGGAGGCATCCTTCAATCAACTGTTTGCTGCACCGG GAAGATGGCAATGAGACTCACAATGATGATTCCAAGGCAGAGAAGGAGATTGTTGATGCTGCAACTGTCGCAAATATATCCAGCATAAAACCTGGCATTGATCATTTTGACGATGAGGAAAGTAATCCTGTGAAGTCCAATGCAATGA GAAGTTCTCTTTGGGAGATTGACACCCTCCGTCACCACTATTGCCCACCTGTATCAAG GTTTGTCTTGTCATTGGAGAATGATTTGACAGTTAGAGCAAAAACTACTGAAATCAATGTCAAAGATTTTTGTTCGGGTTCCTATGCCACAATATTTGGAGAGGag ATTAGGAGACGTGTAAAACAGGTCCCACTTGCATTCTACAAGACAACACCAACCTCTTTGTTTtcggattcagattttgctgGTTGGACGTTCATATGTGACAAAACCGAGGAAAACAGTAATgggaacaaagaaaagaacttCGCATGTCTGTCTGAAGAAAATGGTCACATTTCTGCGAAACGACAGCGGATAGAATGCTCATAA
- the LOC102630375 gene encoding protein NUCLEOLAR COMPLEX ASSOCIATED 4 isoform X2, translating to MATNLSKSKKRKHTLEELKTLGQQLLSSRAHINNLPLLLTFVSPSSPPQFLLESLLTLQSFFSPLLPHLPPSFPSSTKRTEVSGKDDPEFIYKTWLRSKFDEFVQSLLLVLVSPQSEDAYVFLREVVLDTLMEFVKLGNGGKFHSAIYHKLLHSIVHSTESVGSVTDFLASKYFKYIDVRYFTYISMEKLARSLEGKGISDDKTGSADENSESHSRASIELSLRKSYYILSKIPSMEDNNEKSEHEMWSGSGSSSEEGNLKEASKKSKTKVKMPKAEKSNNNALSAATISKKMKSKFTKAWITFLRLPLPVDIYKEVLVTLHRAVIPFLSNPIMLCDFLTRSYDIGGVVSVMALSSLFILMTQHGLEYPNFYEKLYALLVPSIFMAKHRAKFFELLDSCLRSPLLPAYLAAAFVKKLSRLSILVPPSGALVIMALIHNLLRRHPSINCLLHREDGNETHNDDSKAEKEIVDAATVANISSIKPGIDHFDDEESNPVKSNAMRSSLWEIDTLRHHYCPPVSRFVLSLENDLTVRAKTTEINVKDFCSGSYATIFGEEIRRRVKQVPLAFYKTTPTSLFSDSDFAGWTFICDKTEENSNGNKEKNFACLSEENGHISAKRQRIECS from the exons atggCGACAAATCTCTCAAAGTCAAAGAAGCGAAAACACACGTTAGAGGAACTAAAAACCCTAGGGCAGCAGCTGCTATCATCAAGAGCTCACATAAACAACTTACCTCTACTGCTCACGTTCGTGTCTCCGTCGTCGCCGCCGCAGTTCCTCCTCGAATCCCTCCTCACTCTGCAGTCCTTCTTTTCTCCCCTTTTGCCTCACCTCCCTCCCTCCTTCCCCTCTTCCACGAAGCGAACCGAAGTTTCTGGAAAAGACGATCctgagtttatttataaaacttgGCTTCGCTCCAAGTTCGACGAGTTCGTTCAGTCGCTTCTCCTCGTTTTAGTTTCGCCGCAATCCGAGGATGCTTATGTTTTCTTGAGA GAAGTTGTGTTGGATACCCTAATGGAGTTTGTGAAGTTGGGAAATGGAGGGAAGTTTCATTCGGCCATCTATCATAAATTACTTCATAGCATT GTTCACTCTACGGAGTCTGTCGGTTCTGTTACAGACTTTCTTGCTTCAAAGTATTTCAAGTACATTGATGTTCG TTATTTTACCTACATcagtatggaaaagcttgctaGAAGTTTGGAGGGAAAAGGCATCTCTG ATGACAAAACTGGTAGTGCAGATGAGAATAGTGAGAGTCATTCAAGAGCAAG CATAGAGCTTTCTCTACGCAAgagttattatattttatcaaaaatccCATCAATGGAAGACAACAATGAAAAATCTGAGCATGAGATGTGGAGTGGATCAG GAAGTTCATCTGAAGAAGGCAATCTCAAAGAGGCATCTAAGAagtcaaaaacaaaagttaaaatgCCCAAGGCCGAAAAATCTAACAATAAT GCATTGTCTGCAGCCACTATATCCAAAAAGATGAAATCAAAGTTCACTAAAGCCTGGATTACATTTCTTAGGTTGCCACTACCTGTTGATATATACAAGGAG GTTCTTGTTACTCTTCATCGGGCAGTTATTCCTTTCTTGTCCAATCCCATCATGTTATG TGACTTTTTAACCCGATCATATGACATTGGTGGGGTTGTCAGTGTCATGGCTCTTAGCAGTCTCTTTATCCTCATGACTCAACATGGTTTGGAGTATCCCAACTTCTATGAAAAACTTTATGCCCTATTGGTGCCCTCTATCTTTATGGCAAAGCATAGGGCGAAATTTTTTGAG CTTCTTGATTCTTGCCTGAGGTCACCACTTCTTCCGGCATACTTGGCAGCTGCTTTTGTGAAGAAATTGAGTAGATTATCAATTTTGGTTCCTCCTTCAGGAGCATTAGTTATTATGGCTTTGATTCACAACCTTTTGCGGAGGCATCCTTCAATCAACTGTTTGCTGCACCGG GAAGATGGCAATGAGACTCACAATGATGATTCCAAGGCAGAGAAGGAGATTGTTGATGCTGCAACTGTCGCAAATATATCCAGCATAAAACCTGGCATTGATCATTTTGACGATGAGGAAAGTAATCCTGTGAAGTCCAATGCAATGA GAAGTTCTCTTTGGGAGATTGACACCCTCCGTCACCACTATTGCCCACCTGTATCAAG GTTTGTCTTGTCATTGGAGAATGATTTGACAGTTAGAGCAAAAACTACTGAAATCAATGTCAAAGATTTTTGTTCGGGTTCCTATGCCACAATATTTGGAGAGGag ATTAGGAGACGTGTAAAACAGGTCCCACTTGCATTCTACAAGACAACACCAACCTCTTTGTTTtcggattcagattttgctgGTTGGACGTTCATATGTGACAAAACCGAGGAAAACAGTAATgggaacaaagaaaagaacttCGCATGTCTGTCTGAAGAAAATGGTCACATTTCTGCGAAACGACAGCGGATAGAATGCTCATAA
- the LOC102631400 gene encoding probable anion transporter 5, with translation MMNFPKRYLIVILTFISTCVCYIERVGFSIAYTAAADAAGVNQSSKGTILSTFYYGYACSQVPGGWAAQKIGGRKVLLFSFVLWSSTCFWLKLDPNNVFILVVARLLVGVSQGFIFPSIHTVLAQWVPPHERSRSVSLTTSGMYLGAAMGMLFLPSLVKYNGPNSVFNAEAALGGMWSLLWFKYATDPPRSEHPKASAAGFGESLLPMRDQKLKVDNGGSAMKAAKIPWKRIVVNLPVWAIVVNNFTFHYALYVLMNWLPTYFELGLQLSLQEMGSSKMMPYLNMFIFSNIGGVVADHLITKRILSVTRTRKFLNTVGFMVASIALMALPIFRSSNGAIFCSSIALGFLALGRAGFAVNHMDIAPRYAGIVMGISNTAGTLAGIVGVDMTGKLLEAAKTTYSDLSSPESWRAVFFIPGLLCILSSFVFLLFSTGERIFD, from the coding sequence ATGATGAATTTTCCAAAGCGTTACCTGATTGTCATATTAACCTTCATCAGCACATGTGTTTGCTATATAGAGCGTGTGGGCTTCTCCATTGCTTATACTGCTGCTGCTGATGCTGCTGGGGTTAACCAATCGAGCAAAGGCACTATACTTTCTACATTTTATTATGGTTATGCCTGTTCTCAGGTGCCTGGAGGATGGGCAGCTCAGAAAATAGGAGGAAGGAAGGTTCTACTTTTCTCATTTGTATTGTGGTCATCAACTTGCTTTTGGTTGAAACTGGATCCCAACAATGTCTTTATCTTGGTTGTGGCTCGCTTGCTTGTTGGTGTGTCACAAGGGTTTATTTTCCCTTCCATCCATACCGTCCTAGCTCAGTGGGTTCCACCGCATGAAAGGTCTAGATCTGTTTCACTTACAACTTCTGGGATGTACCTAGGTGCAGCAATGGGAATGCTTTTCCTGCCAAGCCTTGTGAAATACAACGGTCCCAATTCTGTATTTAATGCTGAAGCAGCACTGGGTGGTATGTGGTCGCTTCTTTGGTTCAAATATGCTACTGACCCTCCTCGGTCTGAGCATCCAAAAGCCTCTGCTGCTGGTTTTGGAGAATCTTTGTTGCCTATGAGAGATCAGAAGTTGAAAGTGGACAATGGGGGAAGTGCTATGAAAGCTGCCAAAATTCCATGGAAAAGAATTGTAGTCAATTTGCCAGTTTGGGCGATTGTGGTTAATAATTTCACTTTCCATTATGCTTTGTACGTCTTGATGAATTGGCTGCCGACGTATTTTGAGCTGGGTCTCCAGCTCAGTCTTCAGGAAATGGGTTCTTCCAAAATGATGCCTTATCTCAACATGTTCATATTCTCAAACATTGGTGGGGTGGTTGCTGACCACTTGATCACGAAAAGGATCTTGTCTGTGACTAGAACCAGGAAGTTCTTGAACACAGTAGGATTCATGGTTGCTTCTATTGCGCTGATGGCACTTCCCATTTTCAGATCTTCAAATGGAGCCATCTTTTGTTCTTCCATCGCTCTTGGTTTCTTGGCCTTGGGAAGAGCTGGGTTTGCAGTGAATCATATGGATATTGCTCCAAGATATGCAGGAATAGTGATGGGAATTTCTAATACAGCTGGTACATTGGCGGGCATTGTTGGGGTTGATATGACTGGGAAGCTACTTGAAGCTGCTAAAACTACTTATTCTGATCTTTCAAGTCCAGAAAGCTGGAGAGCAGTCTTTTTTATACCTGGGTTGCTTTGCATTCTTAGTTCTTTCGTGTTTTTGTTATTCTCAACTGGGGAAAGGATTTTTGATTGA